From the genome of Colletotrichum higginsianum IMI 349063 chromosome 4, whole genome shotgun sequence, one region includes:
- a CDS encoding ATP synthase subunit G: protein MSSALARPLMRTTARTLPSRLAVRFESTASKKASESAKDAAGKASEYSAKAAQGLSRAASAAGPALSGAVSALGKVGGRTGKVINFIEKQVPWVIYYSRVGLELSKIVFHGQKMAPPPVSTFQSYFQNAVGILKNPSTLLSSVSSTAGSAASAAAAKPATFASRINTATVAFGAVVAAECLGFFTVGEMLGRLKLVGYHGETHAVHH from the exons ATGTCttccgccctcgcccgcccgcTGATGCGGACCACCGCTCGCACCCTCCCTTCGCGCCTCGCCGTCCGTTTCGAGTCCACCGCCTCCAAGAAGGCCAGCGAGTCCGCGAAGGATGCCGCCGGAAAGGCCAGCGAGTActcggccaaggccgcccagGGCCTGAGCCgtgccgccagcgccgctGGTCCCGCTCTCTCTGGCGCCGTCAGCGCCCTCGGCAAGGTCGGCGGCCGCACCGGCAAGGTTATCAACTTCATCGAGA AGCAGGTTCCTTGGGTCATCTACTACTCCCGCGTCGGCCTTGAGCTGTCCAAGATTGTCTTCCACGGCCAAAAGATGGCTCCTCC CCCCGTCAGCACCTTCCAGTCCTACTTCCAGAATGCCGTCGGCATCCTGAAGAACCCCAGCACCCTCCTGAGCTCCGTGTCCTCGACCGCCGGCtctgctgcctctgccgccgccgccaagcccgCCACCTTCGCCTCGCGCATCAACACCGCTACTGTGGCCttcggtgccgtcgtcgctgctgaGTGCCTCGGTTTCTTCACCGTTGGCGAGATGCTTGGCCGTCTGAAGCTTGTCGGCTACCACGGCGAGACCCACGCCGTCCATCACTAA
- a CDS encoding Isochorismatase has product MRRSDLTFGPTGDEWHYERSSRTYDLTRGRSPAWTVGTSQGPAETSISVAPRSTALVIVDMQNYFLHPRCRNHPAGLAAAEKTKRVIEKCRELGIQVIWLNWGLDDGDLAAMPAGVQRGFSRSLIQGGEGPGDTVVRLGLGADLGDGQGRCLVAGEWNADIYEPLKLSACPEDVRCNKNRMSGMWSPEQPLRRYLERSGSAADSGGGEDERTRTLLFCGVNTDQCVLSTLTDAYNAGWDCILLEDCCATKTPRAQEVCLYNVAVSPLLPTPQSHWHGSRGRGGSYSRWPGAHSASHRRARSGSSPRARLSSRGRPRERFNNTTAARPPRIARRGLLKVSSQLALRAVGSSCECTKS; this is encoded by the exons ATGCGCCGCTCAGACTTGACCTTTGGCCCGACGGGCGACGAATGGCACTACGAGAGATCATCGCGAACCTATGATCTCACCCGGGGCCGTtcgccggcctggacggTCGGCACGAGCCAAGGGCCCGCTGAGACGTCCATTTCGGTCGCACCCCGCAGCACGGCGCTCGTGATTGTCGACATGCAGAACTACTTTCTGCACCCGAGGTGTCGAAACCATCCGGCCGGGCTGGCCgcggcggagaagacgaagagggtCATTGAGAAATGCCGCGAACTAGGCATCCAG GTAATTTGGCTAAATTGGggtctggacgacggcgacctcgcgGCCATGCCCGCCGGCGTCCAGCGCGGCTTCTCTCGATCGTTGAtccaggggggggaggggccaggCGACACGGTCGTCCGACTCGGTCTAGGCGCggatctcggcgacggtCAGGGGCGCtgcctcgtcgccggggaGTGGAATGCCGACATTTACGAGCCACTGAAGCTGAGCGCCTGCCCGGAGGACGTGCGCTGCAACAAGAATAGGATGTCGGGCATGTGGAGCCCAGAGCAGCCGCTCCGGAGGTACCTGGAGCGATccgggtcggcggcggactccggcgggggggaggatgaacGCACTCGAACTCTTCTTTTTTGCGGCGTCAACACGGACCAGTGTGTCCTGAGTACACTGACGGATGCCTACAACGCTGGGTGGGACTGTATCTTGCTCGAGGACTGCTGTGCGACGAAGACGCCTAGGGCCCAGGAGGTATGCCTGTACAATGTCGCCGTGAGTCCCCTCCTCCCTACGCCCCAATCCCATTGGCATGGTTCCCGTGGTCGCGGTGGAAGCTACAGTCGCTGGCCGGGTGCTCACTCAGCATCGCATCGCAGGGCTCGTTCGGGTTCGTCACCTCGAGCGAGACTTTCCTCGCGGGGAAGGCCTCGTGAGAGGTTCAACAACACGACAGCggcccgcccgcctcgcaTTGCAAGGAGGGGTCTTCTGAAGGTGAGTAGTCAATTGGCATTACGAGCGGTCGGCTCGAGTTGCGAGTGCACGAAAAGCTGA
- a CDS encoding NCS1 nucleoside transporter, producing MALFENKSDVSSNGGEKKSGSDVEQGFVGNDGVIHQADFATGISTYAKLQKLAGKLGVEQRGIERVPEDERINDAVANVGTLWCSANMVVSSFAIGVLAIPVFNLGYVDTALTIVFINFMGVMPVCFFSTFGPKFGLRQMVLSRYWFGFYAVKLIAIFNILACLGWSAVNTIVGAQLFHAVNNDMPGWAGILVIAISTLIICTFGYRIVHTYERFSWVPCAIIFLIVLGVFAHSGKFNSMLPLNSGPAEAGSVLSFAASVYGFATGWTSYASDYTCYYPASTSRLKIFLVTFSGLFFTLCFTELLGAAVMTASVSDPTYSAAYANSGIGGLLAAVLVTRLGGFGQFCLVILALSIIANNCPNIYSVSLSLQVLSKQTERVPRFVWVFVGTGIYIAVSIPGYDRFEAWLENFMLIIAYWLAIYEGVSITDHVVFRRGITGYDIEDYDTPSRLPPGFAAIAAFLMGVMGAVLGMSQTWFTGPIGKLAGGNLGGDIGFELAFSFASVSYIGLRTLEKTVFKR from the exons ATGGCCCTATTCGAGAACAAGAGCGATGTCTCTTCgaacggcggcgagaagaaaTCGGGCAGTGACGTCGAGCAAGGGTTCGTGGGCAATGACGGCGTCATCCATCAGGCGGATTTCGCAACCGGCATCAGTACATATGCCAAACTCCAGAAGCTGGCGGGAAAGTTGGGTGTAGAGCAGAGAGGCATCGAGAGGGTCCCCGAAGATGAACGAATCAacgatgccgtcgccaacgtcGGAACGTTG TGGTGCTCGGCCAACATGGTTGTATCCtccttcgccatcggcgtcctGGCTATTCCTGTCTTCAACCTCGGTTACGTCGACACGGCTCTGaccatcgtcttcatcaaCTTCATGGGCGTCATGCCCGTCTGCTTCTTTTCAACTTTCGGCCCCAAGTTCGGACTGCGACAGATGGTTCTCTCTCGATATTGGTTTGGTTTCTACGCAGTTAAGCTGA TTGCCATCTTCAACATTCTAGCGTGTCTGGGCTGGTCGGCTGTCAACACCATCGTCGGTGCTCAGCTGTTCCACGCCGTCAACAATGACATGCCCGGATGGGCCGGtatcctcgtcatcgccatctcgACCCTCATCATATGCACGTTCGGCTACCGTATCGTACACACTTACGAGCGGTTCTCCTGGGTCCCCTGCGCTatcatcttcctcatcgtcctcggcgtcttcgctCACTCTGGAAAATTCAACAGCATGCTGCCCCTGAATTCAGGTCCCGCCGAAGCGGGCTCTGTTCTCTCCTTCGCTGCCAGCGTCTACGGCTTCGCAACGGGCTGGACTTCTTATGCCTCGGACTACACGTGCTATTACCCGGCGTCCACGTCCCGCTTGAAGATTTTTCTCGTCACCTTTTCCGGTCTCTTCTTCACGCTTTGCTTCACCGAGCTTttgggcgccgccgtcatgacCGCCAGTGTCTCTGACCCGACCTACTCCGCTGCATATGCGAACTCCGGGATTGGCGGTCTACTCGCAGCCGTGCTCGTCAcccgcctcggcggctttGGCCAGTTCTGTCTCGTCATCCTTGCCCtatccatcatcgccaacaacTGTCCCAACATCTACTCCGTTTCCCTCTCACTGCAAGTTCTTTCGAAACAGACCGAGCGGGTGCCGCGCTTCGTGTGGGTCTTTGTCGGCACCGGCATCTACATCGCCGTCAGCATCCCCGGCTACGATCGCTTCGAGGCCTGGCTCGAGAACTTCATGCTCATCATCGCTTACTGGCTCGCTATCTACGAGGGCGTCAGCATCACCGACCACGTCGTCTTCCGCCGCGGCATCACCGGGTACGACATCGAGGACTACGATACGCCGTCTCGTCTTCCGCCGGGCTTCGCCGCCATAGCGGCTTTCTTGATGGGCGTCAtgggcgccgtcctcggcatGTCGCAGACGTGGTTTACCGGCCCTATCGGTAAACTTGCCGGCGGCAACCTTGGTGGTGACATTGGCTTTGAGCTGGCTTTTAGCTTTGCGTCAGTGTCCTACATTGGTCTGCGTACGCTTGAAAAAACCGTCTTCAAAAGATAG
- a CDS encoding Alcohol dehydrogenase GroES-like domain-containing protein produces MSPSAVDPPASVGSVKPSKANIGVFTNPAHDLWINEAEPKLEAVQAGEGLKHGEVTVAVRSTGICGSDVHFWKHGCIGPMIVDGDHILGHESAGEILAVHPSVTHLKVGDRVAIEPNVICNACEPCLTGRYNGCEQVQFLSTPPVPGLLRRYVNHPAVWCHKIGNMTYENGAMLEPLSVALAGMQRAGVRLGDPVLVCGAGPIGLITLLCAKAAGACPLVVTDIDDGRLAFAKELVPTAITHKVGRGTAEEEAKRIVESFGGVEPAVAMECTGVESSIASAVWASKFGGKVFIIGVGRNEINFPFMRASVREVDIQLQYRYCNTWPRAIRLVESGVVDLSKLVTHKFTLEDALGAFEAARDPKSGAIKVMIQSLD; encoded by the exons ATGTCTCCCTCCGCTGTTGACCCTCCTGCATCCGTCGGCTCTGTCAAGCCGTCCAAGGCCAACATTGGCGTCTTCACCAACCCCGCACACGACCTGTGGATCAACGAGGCTGAGCCCAAGCTGGAAGCTGTTCAGGCCGGAGAGGGATTGAAGCATGGCGAGGTCACAGTGGCGGTCCGGAGCACCGGCATTTGCGG GTCCGACGTTCACTTTTGGAAGCACGGATGCATCGGTCCCATGATTGTCGACGGTGACCACATTCTCGGCCACGAATCCGCCGGTGAGATCCTCGCTGTCCACCCCAGCGTCACCCACCTCAAGGTCGGCGACCGCGTCGCCATCGAGCCCAACGTTATCTGCAACGCCTGCGAACCCTGCTTGACCGGCCGTTACAACGGCTGCGAGCAGGTCCAGTTCTTGTCCACCCCGCCCGTCCCTGGTCTCCTGCGCAGATACGTCAACCACCCCGCCGTCTGGTGCCACAAGATTGGCAACATGACATACGAGAACGGCGCCATGCTGGAGCCTCTGAGtgttgccctcgccggcatgCAGCGTGCCGGCGTACGCCTCGGCGATCCAGTCCTCGtctgcggcgccggccccaTCGGCCTCATCACCCTTCTCtgcgccaaggccgccggtGCCTGCCCactggtcgtcaccgacatTGACGATGGACGTCTGGCTTTTGCCAAGGAGCTGGTGCCCACGGCCATCACGCACAAGGTCGGTCGTGGAactgccgaggaggaggccaagcgCATCGTCGAGTCCTTTGGAGGTGTCGAGCCCGCCGTGGCCATGGAGTGCACCGGCGTTGAGAGCAGTATCGCCTCTGCCGTCTGGGCTTCCAAGTTCGGTGGCAAGGTCTTCATCATCGGTGTAGGCCGTAACGAGATCAACTTTCCCTTCATGCGCGCTAGCGTCCGCGAGGTTGACATCCAACTGCAGTACCGCTACTGCAACACTTGGCCCAGAGCCATCCGGTTGGTTGAGAGCGGTGTCGTCGACCTCAGCAAGTTGGTGACGCACAAGTTCACGCTTGaagacgccctcggcgctTTCGAGGCGGCCAGAGACCCCAAGTCAGGTGCGATCAAGGTTATGATCCAGAGCCTGGACTAA